Proteins encoded in a region of the Amyelois transitella isolate CPQ chromosome 9, ilAmyTran1.1, whole genome shotgun sequence genome:
- the LOC106134698 gene encoding parathyroid hormone 2 receptor isoform X2, with translation MYKAEFYNTDGFSPIKEALEVWRPRSPRVAIQTASELDCDRPEVYICEEPPDAIPPDNLATCNYRNVNYQQQVYQWVAGWGCLIYTPDFLYVGGSNPLNMSSSCIYGTSYAPCLEIAKEDGTCGCFPFDPNLVEVATAVQNALVPSVQGRWERCFNAAKDCCLQHMLETQLEDSSTNQTGCGTTFDAWTCWYKASAGSTASEVCAEFAYSNVGPSCHHFSSKQCNDNGIWELQTDYSTCSIAPRLLRRYKYHIAMLSFSCISCLPAVFIFFFYKRLRITRVALHRNLLIAIILRNILVIVSRSEIYMDELTNSGDTVMSVNSIWCRSISIGERVAANAVFICMLVEGIYLHRLIVAVFKKKLNVRWLYGFGAVLAIAPVAAWAIVMGLYDNHSCWLIYTTGYAQWILDTPRIAILLVNTVLFLHVMRVLLTKVRNSENANQLNTTKATLFLMPIFGVQFLLTAFRPNTTNCTGEQAYYYVAYTVEGLQGFIVAMLYCYVNKEVHMLLKVTYKKTESYVSRVRGDSIAPRVSTNPDRRLTYSTGLPSNENSKPDYAIIRPSLHVAEIISIQASERLADILEPVYETIESGVTNDAYESFEDSAPKRESRMPFPMDGPNWIHCVSSPNSSVYNNSINDYDVVHLDKKIPTYAKVQEYGRERKSGRESTMETLSEVSPISDIDENTAKSIDEQIPKTGHPVASKSNNEDIPSDIQLNNEEEDLVEEIMQYIVNNDNIDIELNPDLLSPNRKLDDKIVFVDK, from the exons ATGTATAAG GCAGAATTCTACAACACAGACGGTTTCAGCCCCATCAAAGAAGCTCTAGAAGTATGGCGGCCGAGATCCCCCAGGGTAGCAATTCAGACTGCTAGCGAATTGGACTGTGACAGACCAGAAGTTTATATTTGTGAG GAACCCCCTGATGCCATACCTCCAGATAACCTAGCGACCTGCAACTACCGTAATGTGAACTACCAGCAGCAGGTCTACCAGTGGGTGGCTGGCTGGGGCTGCCTCATATACACGCCAGACTTCCTCTACGTCGGCGGCTCCAACCCTCTCAATATGAGCTCCAGCTGTATCTATGGCACTTCATACGCTCCATGCTTGGAAATT GCAAAAGAAGACGGCACATGTGGTTGCTTTCCATTCGACCCGAACCTTGTCGAAGTGGCGACCGCTGTCCAGAATGCGTTGGTCCCGTCAGTCCAGGGACGATGGGAAAGATGCTTCAACGCCGCCAAAGACTGCTGCTTGCAACACATGCTGGAAACTCAACTCGAAGACAGCTCTACGA atCAAACAGGATGTGGCACGACCTTCGACGCATGGACCTGCTGGTACAAAGCCAGTGCTGGCTCCACAGCCTCGGAAGTATGTGCAGAGTTTGCATACTCCAACGTAGGACCATCATGTCACC ATTTCAGCAGCAAGCAATGCAACGACAACGGTATTTGGGAGTTACAAACGGACTACAGCACTTGCAGCATTGCCCCGCGACTTCTCCGTCGGTACAAATACCACATCGCCATGCTGTCCTTCTCTTGCATCAGCTGTTTGCCCGCTGTcttcatcttcttcttctacAAACGTCTGCGCATCACCAGGGTAGCACTGCACCGGAATCTACTGATTGCTATTATACTGAGGAATATTTTAGTCATTGTCAGCAGGAGTGAA ATCTACATGGATGAACTTACAAACTCCGGAGACACAGTTATGTCTGTGAACAGCATATGGTGTCGCAGCATCAGTATTGGGGAACGAGTGGCTGCTAACGCCGTCTTCATCTGCATGCTGGTGGAAGGCATATACTTGCATAGGCTGATCGTGGCTGTGTTTaagaaaaagttaaatgtAAGGTGGCTGTACGGGTTTGGAGCTG TTCTCGCAATAGCCCCCGTAGCGGCCTGGGCCATTGTTATGGGTTTATACGACAACCACTCCTGTTGGCTCATCTACACCACTGGTTACGCCCAATGGATCCTCGACACGCCAAGAATCGCCATATTATTGGTCAATACCGTCCTCTTCCTTCATGTGATGAGGGTGTTGTTGACCAAAGTCAGGAACAGTGAGAATGCTAACCAGTT GAACACAACAAAAGCAACATTGTTCTTGATGCCGATCTTCGGAGTCCAGTTCCTGTTGACCGCATTCAGGCCGAACACCACCAACTGTACCGGTGAACAGGCGTACTACTACGTGGCTTACACAGTCGAGGGACTGCAGGGGTTCATTGTAGCTATGCTGTACTGTTATGTCAATAAAGAG GTCCACATGCTTTTGAAAGTGACATACAAGAAGACGGAATCGTATGTATCCCGAGTTAGAGGTGATTCTATTGCCCCACGAGTGAGCACGAATCCAGACCGAAGATTGACCTACAGTACCGGACTTCCATCAAATGAAAATTCCAAACCAGATTATGCCATAATCAGACCCAGTTTACACGTCGCAGAAATAATATCGATACAAGCGAGTGAAAGATTAGCAGATATACTAGAACCAGTTTATGAAACTATTGAAAGTGGCGTGACTAATGATGCTTATGAGTCATTTGAAGACAGCGCCCCTAAAAGAGAGTCTCGCATGCCTTTTCCGATGGATGGCCCAAACTGGATTCATTGTGTCTCATCCCCAAATAGTAGTGTTTATAATAATTCCATTAATGATTATGATGTTGTCCACTTAGACAAGAAAATTCCTACTTATGCTAAAGTACAAGAATACGGACGAGAGAGGAAATCTGGTCGGGAAAGCACTATGGAAACTCTTTCAGAAGTTAGCCCTATATCTGATATAGACGAAAATACAGCAAAATCAATTGATGAACAAATTCCGAAAACAGGTCATCCAGTTGCCAGTAAATCTAACAACGAAGACATTCCGAGTGATATTCAGCTGAATAATGAGGAAGAAGACTTGGTCGaagaaataatgcaatataTTGTTAATAATGATAACATAGACATTGAACTGAATCCAGATCTTCTGAGCCCCAATCGTAAATTAGatgataaaatagtttttgttgATAAGTGA
- the LOC106134698 gene encoding parathyroid hormone 2 receptor isoform X1, producing the protein MYGLHSFLLCWILLYDCVQAEFYNTDGFSPIKEALEVWRPRSPRVAIQTASELDCDRPEVYICEEPPDAIPPDNLATCNYRNVNYQQQVYQWVAGWGCLIYTPDFLYVGGSNPLNMSSSCIYGTSYAPCLEIAKEDGTCGCFPFDPNLVEVATAVQNALVPSVQGRWERCFNAAKDCCLQHMLETQLEDSSTNQTGCGTTFDAWTCWYKASAGSTASEVCAEFAYSNVGPSCHHFSSKQCNDNGIWELQTDYSTCSIAPRLLRRYKYHIAMLSFSCISCLPAVFIFFFYKRLRITRVALHRNLLIAIILRNILVIVSRSEIYMDELTNSGDTVMSVNSIWCRSISIGERVAANAVFICMLVEGIYLHRLIVAVFKKKLNVRWLYGFGAVLAIAPVAAWAIVMGLYDNHSCWLIYTTGYAQWILDTPRIAILLVNTVLFLHVMRVLLTKVRNSENANQLNTTKATLFLMPIFGVQFLLTAFRPNTTNCTGEQAYYYVAYTVEGLQGFIVAMLYCYVNKEVHMLLKVTYKKTESYVSRVRGDSIAPRVSTNPDRRLTYSTGLPSNENSKPDYAIIRPSLHVAEIISIQASERLADILEPVYETIESGVTNDAYESFEDSAPKRESRMPFPMDGPNWIHCVSSPNSSVYNNSINDYDVVHLDKKIPTYAKVQEYGRERKSGRESTMETLSEVSPISDIDENTAKSIDEQIPKTGHPVASKSNNEDIPSDIQLNNEEEDLVEEIMQYIVNNDNIDIELNPDLLSPNRKLDDKIVFVDK; encoded by the exons ATGTATGGACTACATAGTTTTTTGTTGTGCTGGATACTGTTGTATGATTGTGTACAG GCAGAATTCTACAACACAGACGGTTTCAGCCCCATCAAAGAAGCTCTAGAAGTATGGCGGCCGAGATCCCCCAGGGTAGCAATTCAGACTGCTAGCGAATTGGACTGTGACAGACCAGAAGTTTATATTTGTGAG GAACCCCCTGATGCCATACCTCCAGATAACCTAGCGACCTGCAACTACCGTAATGTGAACTACCAGCAGCAGGTCTACCAGTGGGTGGCTGGCTGGGGCTGCCTCATATACACGCCAGACTTCCTCTACGTCGGCGGCTCCAACCCTCTCAATATGAGCTCCAGCTGTATCTATGGCACTTCATACGCTCCATGCTTGGAAATT GCAAAAGAAGACGGCACATGTGGTTGCTTTCCATTCGACCCGAACCTTGTCGAAGTGGCGACCGCTGTCCAGAATGCGTTGGTCCCGTCAGTCCAGGGACGATGGGAAAGATGCTTCAACGCCGCCAAAGACTGCTGCTTGCAACACATGCTGGAAACTCAACTCGAAGACAGCTCTACGA atCAAACAGGATGTGGCACGACCTTCGACGCATGGACCTGCTGGTACAAAGCCAGTGCTGGCTCCACAGCCTCGGAAGTATGTGCAGAGTTTGCATACTCCAACGTAGGACCATCATGTCACC ATTTCAGCAGCAAGCAATGCAACGACAACGGTATTTGGGAGTTACAAACGGACTACAGCACTTGCAGCATTGCCCCGCGACTTCTCCGTCGGTACAAATACCACATCGCCATGCTGTCCTTCTCTTGCATCAGCTGTTTGCCCGCTGTcttcatcttcttcttctacAAACGTCTGCGCATCACCAGGGTAGCACTGCACCGGAATCTACTGATTGCTATTATACTGAGGAATATTTTAGTCATTGTCAGCAGGAGTGAA ATCTACATGGATGAACTTACAAACTCCGGAGACACAGTTATGTCTGTGAACAGCATATGGTGTCGCAGCATCAGTATTGGGGAACGAGTGGCTGCTAACGCCGTCTTCATCTGCATGCTGGTGGAAGGCATATACTTGCATAGGCTGATCGTGGCTGTGTTTaagaaaaagttaaatgtAAGGTGGCTGTACGGGTTTGGAGCTG TTCTCGCAATAGCCCCCGTAGCGGCCTGGGCCATTGTTATGGGTTTATACGACAACCACTCCTGTTGGCTCATCTACACCACTGGTTACGCCCAATGGATCCTCGACACGCCAAGAATCGCCATATTATTGGTCAATACCGTCCTCTTCCTTCATGTGATGAGGGTGTTGTTGACCAAAGTCAGGAACAGTGAGAATGCTAACCAGTT GAACACAACAAAAGCAACATTGTTCTTGATGCCGATCTTCGGAGTCCAGTTCCTGTTGACCGCATTCAGGCCGAACACCACCAACTGTACCGGTGAACAGGCGTACTACTACGTGGCTTACACAGTCGAGGGACTGCAGGGGTTCATTGTAGCTATGCTGTACTGTTATGTCAATAAAGAG GTCCACATGCTTTTGAAAGTGACATACAAGAAGACGGAATCGTATGTATCCCGAGTTAGAGGTGATTCTATTGCCCCACGAGTGAGCACGAATCCAGACCGAAGATTGACCTACAGTACCGGACTTCCATCAAATGAAAATTCCAAACCAGATTATGCCATAATCAGACCCAGTTTACACGTCGCAGAAATAATATCGATACAAGCGAGTGAAAGATTAGCAGATATACTAGAACCAGTTTATGAAACTATTGAAAGTGGCGTGACTAATGATGCTTATGAGTCATTTGAAGACAGCGCCCCTAAAAGAGAGTCTCGCATGCCTTTTCCGATGGATGGCCCAAACTGGATTCATTGTGTCTCATCCCCAAATAGTAGTGTTTATAATAATTCCATTAATGATTATGATGTTGTCCACTTAGACAAGAAAATTCCTACTTATGCTAAAGTACAAGAATACGGACGAGAGAGGAAATCTGGTCGGGAAAGCACTATGGAAACTCTTTCAGAAGTTAGCCCTATATCTGATATAGACGAAAATACAGCAAAATCAATTGATGAACAAATTCCGAAAACAGGTCATCCAGTTGCCAGTAAATCTAACAACGAAGACATTCCGAGTGATATTCAGCTGAATAATGAGGAAGAAGACTTGGTCGaagaaataatgcaatataTTGTTAATAATGATAACATAGACATTGAACTGAATCCAGATCTTCTGAGCCCCAATCGTAAATTAGatgataaaatagtttttgttgATAAGTGA